Within Corynebacterium jeddahense, the genomic segment CGCGTGCTGAGCTACCAGCCCGGCCAGGAGATTGTGGGCGACGACGTGGCGCAACTGCAGTCCCAGCTTCACGAGCTCGGCTTCTACCCGCACCGTGTGGACGGCCGATTCGGCCCCCGCACCCACGAGTCGCTGATGAACTACCAGCTCAACAGCGGTTTAGAGGATGACGGCGTGTGCGGCCCCGACACGCTGCACGCGCTGTCGCTGCTCGGCCGGCGCATCACCGGCGGGTCCGCGCAGGCGATCCGCGAGCGCGAGACCGTGCGCCAGGCCGGGCCGAACCTGGCCGGCAAGCGCGTGGTCATCGACCCGGACCTCGGCGGCGCGGATCGCGGCCGCGTGGTGCACGGGCCGTACGGGCCGATCACGGAGGAGGAGATCCTCTGGGACCTCGCCCAGCGCATCGAGGGCCGCATGGTCGCCGCCGGGATGGAGACGATCCTCTCGCGCCCGCGCGGGGACAACCCCTCGAACAAGCAGCGCGCGGACCTAGCGAACAGCTTCAACGCGGATCTGCTCATCTCCCTGCGCCTGGACTCGTACCCGAACGAGAAGGCCAACGGCGTGGCCACGTTCTACTTCGGCTCGGAGCACGGCAGCTCCTCGCTCACCGGGGAGACGCTGTCCGGCTACATCCAGCGCGAGGTGGCCGCGCGCACGGACCTGCAGAACTGCCGCAACCACGCCCGCACCTGGGAGATGCTGCGCATGACCCGGATGCCGTCGGTGGAGCTCGTGGCGGGCTACCTCACCAACCCGGGCGACCTCGCAGTGCTCACCGACCCCGCGCAGCGCGACGCCATCGCCGAGGCGGTCGTGGTGGCCGTGAAGCGCCTCTACCTGCTCGACCACGACACGCGCCCGACGGGCACGTACTCCTTCGTCGAGCTCCTGCGCGAGGAGCTCGCCTAGCTAGTCGGTGCCCTGGATGAGCGCCATGATGCGCTCGAAGTCGTCCTTGTCCCCGAACTCGACGACAATCTTGCCCTTGCGCTTGCCCATGGTCACCGACACCTTCGTGTCCCACGCGTCCGCGAGCGAGTCCGCGGCGCGCGAGAGGTACTCCGGCTGCGGCACCGGCTCGCGCTTCGGCTTCTCCGGCGCCTTCCCGTTCGCGTTGATGAGCGCGACGGCCTCCTCGGTCGCGCGCACGGACAGGCCCTCCGCGACGATGCGGTCGGCGAGCTGCTCCTGGGCCGCGGCGGTGTCCTCGCCGAGCTTGACGCCGAGGATGGCGCGCGCGTGGCCGGCGGAGAGCACGCCCGCGGCGACGCGCCGCTGCACGCCGACGGGCAGGTTGAGCAGGCGGATCGCGTTCGTGATCACGGGGCGCGAGCGGCCGAGTTTGTCGGCGAGTTGCTCCTGGGTGACGCCGAACTCGTCGAGCAGCTGCTGGTAGGCGGCGGCCTCCTCGAGCGGGTTGAGCTGCACGCGGTGAATGTTCTCCAGCAGCGCGTCGCGCAGCATGTCCTCGTCGGAGGTCTCGCGCACGATCGCCGGGATGTGCTTCAGACCCGCCTTCGACGCGGCGCGCCAGCGGCGCTCGCCCATGATGAGCTCGAATCCCTCCGGCGTGTCGCGCACGACGATGGGCTGGAGCAGGCCGAACTCGCGGATGGAGTGGACCAGCTCGGCGAGCTCGTCTTCGTCGAAGACCTGGCGCGGCTGCTTCGGGTTCGGGATGATCTGGCCGAGCGGGATCTCCTGGTAGCGCGCGCCCACCGGCACGGGCTGCATGACGTTGTCGCGCTTCGGGGTGACGGTCGGGGCGCCCTTGACGGTGCGGGGGGTGGCCTTCGGGGCGTCGTCACGCTGCTGCTGCTTGCCGAAGATGACGTCGGACGCGCCGCCGCCGATGCCCGGGGTCTTGCCCTCCTTGTCGATGTCCGCGGGCGCCGACGGGATGAGCGCCGCGAGTCCGCGGCCGAGGCCGCCTTTGCGTTCTGCCATGGTGTTACTCCTCTTCATCCAGTTGGGCGTAGACTTCGGGGCTCACGCCGATCGGGCCGGTGGTGGGGTGCGGCTGGTAGTCGCCGCGCTTGGCCAGCTCTTTCGCCGCGTCGAAGTAGGCGAGCGCGCCACGCGAGCCGGGGTCGTAGTCGATGACGGTCTGGCCGTAGCCGGGCGCTTCCGAGACCTTCACGGAGCGAGGGATGACGTTGTTCAGCACCACCTGGCCGAACTGCCCGCGCACCTCCTCGGCGACCTCGGAGGCGAGCTTCGTGCGCGCGTCGTACATCGTGAGCAGGATGCCCGAGATGTGCAGGTTGTCGTTGAGGTGCTCGCGGATCATGCCGATGTTGCCCAGCAGCTGGCCCACGCCCTCGAGCGCGTAGTACTCGCACTGGATGGGGATGAGCACCTCGTCCACCGCAGTCATCGCGTTGATGGTGAGCAGGCCGAGTGAGGGCGGGCAGTCGATGAACACGTAGTCGAACCCGTGCTCGTCGAGGAAGCCGCGGCGGATCTGGTCGTGGAGGCGGTACTCGCGGCGCACCATGGAGACGAGCTCGATCTCCGCGCCCGCGAGGTCGATGGTGGCGGGGATGCAGAAGAGGTTCTCGTTGTCCGGGTTCTGCTGCACAGCGTCCGCCGCGGCCGCCTCGCCGATGAGCACCTCGTAGCTCGACGTCGTGCCGGAGGTGTGCTCCGCGCCGAGCGCCGTCGAGGCGTTGCCCTGGGGGTCGAGGTCGATGACCAGTACCTTCAGCCCGAGCCGGGACAGGCTCGCGGCGAGGTTCACACTCGTCGTGGTCTTGCCCACGCCGCCCTTCTGGTTCGCCACCGTGATCACGCGCGGCGAGTCCGGCTTCGGGAGCGTTTCGCTTCTCGACGACACACGCGCCGCCCGCATCGCCGCCTCCATCACCGGAGTCTCGTCCCAGTTCTCCATCTACGCCCCCTTCTTCCTGCGCACGATTCGGATCAACGTGGTCGGCTGCGCCAGCACGTCCCCGCCGACGGTGAGGATCTCCGCGTCCGCGCCGCCGGCCCGCTCGATCTCGCGGCGGTCGCGCTCGAGCTCCTCGGCCACGGACTCGCCCTTCATCGCGACCATCGCGCCACCGCCCTTCACAAGCGGCAGCGACCACCCGGCGAGCTTACCCAGCGGCGCGACGGCGCGGGAGGTCACCGCGTCGAAGGCGCCCTTCTGCTGGTCCTCGGCGCGCCCGCGGACGACCGTGACGTTGTCCAGCCCGAGCTCGGCTGCCACCTCGCCGAGGTACGTCGAGCGCTTGAGCAGCGGCTCGATGAGCGTGACGGCGAGGTCCGGGCGCGCGATGGCGAGTGGGATGCCGGGCAGGCCCGCCCCGGAGCCGATGTCGGCGACCTTGAGGCCCGGCCCGAACGCCTCCGCGATGACGGCGCAGTTGAGGATGTGGCGCTCCCAGAGGCGCTCCACCTCCTTCGGGCCGATGAACCCGCGCTCGGCCGCCGTCGTGGCCAGGGACTCGTGGTAGGCCTCGGCGAGGGCGAGGCGGTCGCCGAAGACGCCGGCCACGGCTGCAGGGGTGGTGTCGGACATGCCAGCAACTCTAGTCGGCCCCCAGACGCGAAACGGCCCCGGTACGTGACCGGGGCCGTGAGGTGCGTCGATACGCAGCCGCTACTTGCCTTGCTTGCGCTGCTTCTTGGTGCGGCGGTCGACCTTGCGGGCGCCGGGGGCGGGCGCGGTGGTGCGCTTGAGTTCCACCTTGCGGGCCTCCTCGGCGGCCTCTTCCTTGTCCATCTTGTTGTTGAGGAGGATCGTCTGGAAGAACGTCCACACGTTGTTGGTGAGCATGTAGAACAGCAGGCCGACGTGCCAGATGATGCCGGTGGCCAGGATCATGATCGGCATGAACCAGAGCATCATCTTGTTCATCATGCCCATCTGGGCTTCCATCATCGCGGCGTTCTCGCCGGTCGGCGCGGCGACCTTGCCGGACGCGCGGCGCTCCTGCTGGCGGTTGACCATGAGGCGCGCG encodes:
- the rsmG gene encoding 16S rRNA (guanine(527)-N(7))-methyltransferase RsmG, with product MSDTTPAAVAGVFGDRLALAEAYHESLATTAAERGFIGPKEVERLWERHILNCAVIAEAFGPGLKVADIGSGAGLPGIPLAIARPDLAVTLIEPLLKRSTYLGEVAAELGLDNVTVVRGRAEDQQKGAFDAVTSRAVAPLGKLAGWSLPLVKGGGAMVAMKGESVAEELERDRREIERAGGADAEILTVGGDVLAQPTTLIRIVRRKKGA
- a CDS encoding N-acetylmuramoyl-L-alanine amidase, whose translation is MSLARLGLIDGYEGQIDPHRQFTRDEMRYDDILCEAVKAFQQSRGIVPTGSIDDATLRELREASYTLGARVLSYQPGQEIVGDDVAQLQSQLHELGFYPHRVDGRFGPRTHESLMNYQLNSGLEDDGVCGPDTLHALSLLGRRITGGSAQAIRERETVRQAGPNLAGKRVVIDPDLGGADRGRVVHGPYGPITEEEILWDLAQRIEGRMVAAGMETILSRPRGDNPSNKQRADLANSFNADLLISLRLDSYPNEKANGVATFYFGSEHGSSSLTGETLSGYIQREVAARTDLQNCRNHARTWEMLRMTRMPSVELVAGYLTNPGDLAVLTDPAQRDAIAEAVVVAVKRLYLLDHDTRPTGTYSFVELLREELA
- a CDS encoding ParB/RepB/Spo0J family partition protein; protein product: MAERKGGLGRGLAALIPSAPADIDKEGKTPGIGGGASDVIFGKQQQRDDAPKATPRTVKGAPTVTPKRDNVMQPVPVGARYQEIPLGQIIPNPKQPRQVFDEDELAELVHSIREFGLLQPIVVRDTPEGFELIMGERRWRAASKAGLKHIPAIVRETSDEDMLRDALLENIHRVQLNPLEEAAAYQQLLDEFGVTQEQLADKLGRSRPVITNAIRLLNLPVGVQRRVAAGVLSAGHARAILGVKLGEDTAAAQEQLADRIVAEGLSVRATEEAVALINANGKAPEKPKREPVPQPEYLSRAADSLADAWDTKVSVTMGKRKGKIVVEFGDKDDFERIMALIQGTD
- a CDS encoding ParA family protein gives rise to the protein MENWDETPVMEAAMRAARVSSRSETLPKPDSPRVITVANQKGGVGKTTTSVNLAASLSRLGLKVLVIDLDPQGNASTALGAEHTSGTTSSYEVLIGEAAAADAVQQNPDNENLFCIPATIDLAGAEIELVSMVRREYRLHDQIRRGFLDEHGFDYVFIDCPPSLGLLTINAMTAVDEVLIPIQCEYYALEGVGQLLGNIGMIREHLNDNLHISGILLTMYDARTKLASEVAEEVRGQFGQVVLNNVIPRSVKVSEAPGYGQTVIDYDPGSRGALAYFDAAKELAKRGDYQPHPTTGPIGVSPEVYAQLDEEE